From one Brevinematia bacterium genomic stretch:
- a CDS encoding phospholipase D-like domain-containing protein, with the protein MARTLCFSFIFTFLIDSYIFPQILSFFNTPEFGDKLKDIIIAYINYSQESISISAYSFDDPDIANALLNAGQRGVKIRMVIDSDNWNSLIDILDSHQNIEIFNDLKLKGKKANARQHHSKFIVIDYGSITSPVRNTIITGSFNFTVNSSLMQYNNIIVVENNIDVANMYIQEFNEEWGSSSFQFNPEASRFGKQKTDPPPYLHSSGNIEVYFSYSPENKIKDRIIQLLSSATNIFFCIYSFSTNSEIFGTVYELTDIKDIFGVFDESQTGQFSAFHYLIDKKPENFVVDSEHKILHNKYIILNYDENHPENAIVITGSYNFSRNAEENNEENVIIIKNSPEIAKKFMKDFLYHFTRSGKTIPTLSIPSFLKTNIVCLQNSTNTLLGKNLHKIVSIFISNESVYLPVTIVSNLTNRIVFSVPQVDGNFSVISLLINGETEVTPVNLTILPRSKQFLLVNKGKNFIRIDEPVEIRLYSHEALSTPYVKIQADNKTKFVLLKDEGECYSSTIFLDTFLEKVSNNTPIVFSYSNISLTNYVVLPSFSYIIIKPRKVYRNSYSSIKVEVRSVFDRRIRISADGNIPLVISEDGTVSFFVKNEEKVKIFLSIEDELGNSSSEYIELETYGSDNIVVYPTVVNKGEKIFVDGEFEKVEIFNKTYDIVSFSSGEDEIGRRYIVPTVSKPSELLFLIFHANNKKIIRKVIVR; encoded by the coding sequence ATGGCAAGAACCCTGTGTTTCTCCTTCATATTTACCTTTCTGATAGACAGTTACATATTTCCGCAGATCTTGAGCTTTTTCAATACCCCAGAGTTTGGAGATAAGCTAAAAGACATAATTATAGCCTACATCAACTACTCACAGGAAAGTATTTCAATTAGTGCTTACTCATTTGACGATCCAGACATAGCAAACGCTCTTTTAAACGCTGGTCAACGAGGAGTGAAAATTAGAATGGTCATTGATAGCGATAACTGGAATTCACTAATTGACATTCTTGACTCCCACCAAAATATAGAAATATTCAATGACCTAAAACTTAAGGGGAAAAAAGCAAACGCACGACAGCATCATAGTAAATTCATTGTTATAGACTATGGCTCTATAACCTCACCTGTAAGAAACACCATCATAACAGGTTCTTTCAACTTCACAGTAAATAGTAGCCTTATGCAGTATAACAACATCATCGTTGTAGAAAATAACATAGATGTAGCCAACATGTACATTCAAGAATTTAACGAAGAATGGGGAAGTAGTAGCTTTCAGTTTAATCCTGAAGCAAGTAGATTCGGCAAACAGAAAACAGATCCCCCTCCATACCTACACTCATCAGGAAACATAGAAGTCTACTTCTCATACTCACCGGAAAACAAGATAAAAGATAGAATTATACAACTGCTCTCAAGTGCTACTAATATCTTTTTCTGCATTTACTCATTTTCAACCAACTCAGAGATATTCGGAACAGTTTACGAACTTACCGACATTAAGGATATCTTTGGCGTCTTTGATGAAAGTCAGACTGGACAGTTTTCAGCATTCCACTACTTAATAGATAAGAAGCCCGAAAATTTTGTAGTTGATAGCGAACACAAAATTCTACACAACAAATACATCATACTAAACTATGATGAGAACCATCCCGAAAACGCAATAGTCATAACCGGCTCCTATAACTTTTCCAGAAACGCCGAAGAAAACAACGAAGAAAATGTAATAATAATAAAAAATTCTCCCGAAATAGCCAAAAAATTTATGAAAGATTTCCTATACCACTTCACTAGAAGCGGAAAGACTATTCCTACTCTATCAATCCCCTCATTTCTCAAAACAAACATAGTTTGTCTGCAAAACTCAACCAACACCCTATTAGGTAAGAACTTACATAAGATCGTATCCATATTTATCTCAAACGAATCAGTATATCTGCCAGTCACTATAGTATCAAATCTGACAAACAGAATAGTTTTTTCTGTTCCACAAGTAGATGGAAACTTCAGTGTGATATCACTGCTCATAAATGGAGAAACAGAAGTAACACCAGTAAACCTGACTATTCTTCCAAGATCAAAACAATTTTTACTTGTAAACAAAGGAAAAAACTTCATAAGAATAGATGAACCCGTTGAAATAAGACTCTATTCTCATGAAGCTCTATCAACACCATACGTGAAGATACAAGCGGATAATAAGACAAAATTTGTTCTCCTAAAAGACGAAGGAGAATGTTATTCATCTACCATATTCCTAGATACCTTTTTGGAAAAAGTGAGCAATAATACGCCAATAGTGTTTAGCTACAGTAACATATCTTTGACAAACTACGTTGTCTTACCTTCGTTCTCTTACATAATAATCAAACCTAGAAAAGTTTACAGGAATTCATATTCAAGCATTAAAGTAGAGGTTAGATCTGTGTTTGATAGAAGGATTAGAATTTCTGCAGATGGCAACATACCATTAGTTATCTCTGAAGACGGAACTGTATCATTTTTTGTCAAAAACGAGGAAAAGGTAAAAATTTTCCTTAGCATAGAGGATGAACTTGGTAACTCATCTTCAGAGTATATTGAACTTGAAACCTACGGATCTGACAATATAGTGGTATATCCAACCGTTGTAAACAAAGGTGAGAAGATATTCGTAGATGGCGAATTTGAAAAAGTTGAGATATTCAACAAAACTTATGATATCGTTAGCTTCTCCTCTGGAGAAGATGAAATCGGAAGAAGGTATATAGTCCCTACGGTGTCTAAACCCTCAGAACTACTTTTCTTAATTTTTCATGCCAACAACAAGAAAATCATCAGAAAGGTTATAGTAAGATAG
- a CDS encoding HD domain-containing protein produces the protein MEKVDKFKEVEGTIIEDPIFISKVLMEAGHECYAVGGIVRDLVLYKRIPEESDWDFATSATPREVIKAFSKRGIKVAPTGIKHGTVSVIYKGKEYQITTYRVDKDYSDFRHPSEVVFAKSIKEDLARRDFTINAMALNLVTGEFVDEFGGLEDIKNGIIRCVGDPIVRFREDALRMLRACRFASKLHFRIDDLTLEAIRENAENITKISAERIRDEIIKMMLSRKPSIGIEYMRKTGLLRYILPELQDCYGVSQNIYHKYDVYYHSLITADTVSFLAEKINDTKRMYRLKLAGLLHDIAKPITKQEVSENGVDLSTFYNHEVIGAGIAKKILRRLRFSNEDIDYIVRLVRHHMFYYTDEWTDSAVRRFMRNVGLDLIEDLFILREADRIGSGKRVAGSTSIQKLKERILRIIEEENAITVKDLRVNGYDIMETLNIPQGPMVGKILNTLLQIVLEDPTKNKKEILLDMAKKIYEEETTKPNSITPDKSLAVAVKTDDPTKNT, from the coding sequence ATGGAAAAGGTGGACAAGTTTAAAGAAGTGGAAGGCACTATTATTGAAGACCCTATATTTATCTCAAAAGTGCTTATGGAAGCTGGACACGAGTGCTATGCGGTAGGTGGAATAGTGAGAGATCTAGTTTTATACAAAAGGATTCCTGAAGAATCGGATTGGGATTTTGCTACCTCCGCTACACCAAGGGAAGTTATCAAAGCTTTCTCAAAGAGGGGAATAAAAGTAGCACCAACAGGTATAAAACATGGCACTGTCTCAGTAATATACAAAGGTAAGGAGTATCAAATAACAACTTACAGGGTAGATAAGGATTATTCGGACTTTAGACATCCTTCGGAAGTTGTATTTGCGAAGAGTATAAAGGAGGATCTGGCTAGAAGAGACTTCACTATAAATGCAATGGCTTTAAATCTTGTGACTGGAGAATTTGTTGACGAATTTGGGGGACTTGAAGACATTAAAAACGGCATAATAAGGTGTGTAGGGGATCCTATAGTAAGATTTAGAGAAGATGCTCTTAGGATGCTTAGGGCTTGTAGGTTTGCATCAAAGCTTCATTTTAGAATAGATGACTTGACCCTAGAAGCAATTCGTGAAAACGCAGAAAACATAACAAAAATCTCCGCTGAAAGAATAAGAGATGAGATAATAAAAATGATGCTATCACGAAAACCTTCAATAGGGATAGAGTATATGAGAAAAACGGGACTTTTAAGGTATATACTACCCGAACTACAAGATTGCTATGGGGTATCTCAGAACATTTATCACAAGTATGATGTTTACTATCACTCACTTATAACAGCTGATACCGTGTCCTTTCTTGCTGAAAAAATCAATGATACCAAGAGAATGTATAGGTTAAAACTTGCAGGATTACTTCACGACATAGCCAAACCTATTACAAAGCAGGAGGTATCAGAAAATGGTGTTGATCTCTCAACTTTCTATAACCATGAGGTTATCGGCGCAGGGATTGCCAAAAAGATCCTCAGGAGACTCAGATTTAGCAATGAGGATATAGACTACATAGTAAGATTGGTCAGACACCATATGTTTTATTACACGGACGAATGGACTGATAGCGCAGTGAGAAGATTTATGAGAAATGTAGGGCTTGACTTAATAGAGGACCTTTTTATACTCAGGGAAGCAGACAGAATAGGTAGCGGTAAGAGGGTTGCTGGTAGCACTTCAATCCAGAAACTTAAAGAGAGAATACTAAGGATAATTGAAGAAGAAAACGCAATCACCGTTAAGGATCTAAGAGTCAACGGATACGATATAATGGAAACTCTCAATATTCCTCAGGGGCCTATGGTTGGTAAAATCCTCAACACTTTGCTCCAAATCGTTCTAGAAGACCCAACTAAGAACAAGAAAGAAATCTTACTAGATATGGCTAAGAAAATATATGAAGAAGAAACAACAAAACCAAACTCCATAACACCTGACAAAAGTCTTGCAGTAGCCGTCAAAACCGACGATCCTACTAAAAACACTTAA
- a CDS encoding methyl-accepting chemotaxis protein — protein MEVLIVMGIVYLWFILAGYYSIRIIRKLKGFQNILLNFIRYLFAVSVITIPMTLIPIEFVKYLLVIYFSFTTLLANVLQKNKLVAVDLLATISFTLVGIAETILKMNVFLPLGIVYLVLYTVYYASLRSDVIVEIKKAVITISVVISTGIGVVSTLSLLNIAYLQVIVGLPIILSSVASYLVVLLSYTRTIDTLSNDVTAVVLEKSNKIKDFTSRMEEIVLKLKDCYSSLELSVDKIEKNKVQEFVKELISSVMELSPIVEFIQRTIKDYQNRVEKMVKDLPALSENFARDFSELMNTRQALSETNTNVMSLVKVALDSERAVMNASKSIRELRATARNLTDNLKVFGEISEHSSILSINISVEASKLGSKGEVFSKLSQQAKKFSDLIYSNVETTKRLITELDSKAEFSEHMVKTLVMSFVEMETGLKNISKGISMILEKFENLSTTAENIRKGIEEIDKMMFMIPEFSMEISKRGEDILLNYKKLRKYSDDILVASNSVENSVKSIVESIKSTMVFVENLTK, from the coding sequence ATGGAAGTACTGATTGTGATGGGTATTGTGTATCTGTGGTTTATACTCGCAGGTTACTATTCCATTAGAATTATCAGAAAGCTGAAAGGTTTCCAAAATATTCTTCTAAACTTTATTAGATACCTTTTTGCTGTTTCGGTGATAACAATACCTATGACTTTGATACCAATAGAGTTTGTCAAATACCTTCTAGTTATCTACTTCTCTTTCACAACTCTTCTTGCGAACGTTTTGCAAAAAAATAAGTTAGTTGCGGTAGATCTTTTAGCTACAATATCCTTCACATTAGTAGGAATTGCAGAAACTATCTTGAAAATGAATGTATTCTTGCCTTTAGGAATTGTGTATCTGGTTCTCTATACTGTCTACTATGCCTCTTTAAGGTCAGATGTTATAGTTGAGATAAAGAAGGCTGTTATTACTATTTCCGTTGTCATATCTACGGGTATAGGAGTGGTTAGTACATTAAGTTTGCTCAATATAGCGTATCTTCAGGTGATAGTTGGGTTGCCGATTATATTGTCCTCAGTAGCTTCATATTTAGTTGTGCTTCTTAGCTACACTAGAACTATAGATACTCTAAGCAATGATGTTACTGCAGTTGTGCTTGAGAAAAGTAATAAAATCAAAGATTTTACATCTAGAATGGAAGAAATCGTCTTAAAGTTGAAGGATTGTTATTCGTCATTAGAGCTTAGTGTAGACAAAATAGAAAAGAACAAAGTGCAGGAATTTGTAAAAGAGTTAATATCAAGTGTTATGGAATTAAGTCCTATAGTTGAGTTCATTCAGAGGACAATAAAGGATTATCAGAACAGAGTAGAAAAAATGGTAAAAGATTTACCGGCTCTTTCTGAAAATTTTGCTAGAGATTTTTCCGAGCTTATGAATACAAGACAAGCTCTTTCGGAAACGAATACAAACGTTATGTCTTTAGTCAAAGTTGCACTTGATAGTGAGAGAGCAGTTATGAATGCGTCTAAGTCAATAAGAGAACTCAGAGCTACTGCTAGAAACCTTACTGATAACCTGAAGGTATTTGGTGAGATATCTGAACATTCTTCAATACTTTCCATAAACATAAGTGTAGAAGCTTCAAAACTTGGTAGTAAGGGTGAGGTGTTTTCTAAATTATCTCAACAGGCTAAGAAGTTTTCTGACCTGATATACTCAAATGTTGAAACGACAAAACGGTTAATAACCGAGCTTGATTCTAAAGCGGAGTTTAGCGAACATATGGTGAAAACTCTAGTCATGTCTTTTGTAGAGATGGAAACTGGTTTAAAGAATATATCAAAGGGTATTTCTATGATTCTTGAAAAGTTTGAAAATCTCTCAACCACAGCGGAGAACATTAGAAAGGGGATAGAGGAAATAGATAAGATGATGTTTATGATTCCAGAGTTTTCAATGGAGATAAGTAAAAGGGGGGAGGATATTCTTCTAAATTACAAGAAACTGAGAAAGTACTCTGACGATATACTGGTTGCTAGTAATTCGGTGGAAAACTCCGTAAAATCCATAGTTGAAAGTATAAAATCAACAATGGTGTTTGTAGAGAATTTGACGAAGTGA
- the flgG gene encoding flagellar basal-body rod protein FlgG yields MVRSLWTGASGMIGGQFNIDVIANNLANINTTGFKRSRAEFEELLYQTQRMAGTPSSELTIYPVPIQVGLGVKPSATFKFHTQGALQNTGNKLDIAIAGEGYFRVVMPDGSYAYTRDGSLKIDSNGELLTSNGYRFEPQIIFPEGFRFESIKILDNGMVYAKVLDSEEEIEVGQIKLYRFTNPAGLDSIGENLFKETPASGPAYEGIPSKDGFGKLHQGFLEMSNVNAVREFVDMIVAQRAYEFNSKSIQTTDSMLATAINLKR; encoded by the coding sequence ATGGTTAGATCTCTATGGACTGGAGCTTCTGGGATGATAGGAGGACAGTTTAATATTGATGTTATAGCCAACAATCTTGCAAACATAAACACAACAGGGTTTAAAAGAAGCAGAGCTGAGTTTGAGGAACTACTGTATCAGACTCAGAGGATGGCAGGAACCCCCTCTTCGGAACTTACTATATATCCTGTACCAATCCAAGTTGGTTTAGGAGTAAAACCTTCTGCTACATTTAAGTTTCACACCCAAGGAGCACTCCAGAATACGGGAAATAAGCTGGATATAGCAATCGCCGGAGAGGGGTATTTCAGAGTTGTTATGCCAGACGGTAGCTATGCCTACACTCGTGATGGTTCACTGAAGATTGACTCAAATGGCGAATTATTGACTTCAAATGGTTACAGATTTGAACCACAAATAATCTTCCCAGAAGGATTTAGATTTGAGAGCATAAAGATACTAGACAACGGAATGGTATACGCAAAAGTTTTGGACTCAGAAGAAGAGATAGAAGTTGGACAAATAAAACTTTACAGATTCACTAACCCTGCAGGACTTGACAGTATAGGCGAGAATTTATTTAAAGAAACCCCAGCCTCAGGTCCAGCTTACGAAGGGATTCCTTCAAAAGATGGTTTTGGTAAATTGCACCAAGGCTTTCTTGAAATGTCAAACGTCAACGCAGTAAGAGAATTTGTGGACATGATAGTAGCCCAGAGAGCTTACGAATTTAACTCAAAAAGCATTCAAACCACCGATAGTATGCTGGCAACCGCTATTAACCTAAAAAGATAG